The Antennarius striatus isolate MH-2024 chromosome 20, ASM4005453v1, whole genome shotgun sequence genome includes a region encoding these proteins:
- the LOC137587747 gene encoding ADP-ribosyl cyclase/cyclic ADP-ribose hydrolase 1-like, with product MDRHQDKKRNKRCFYLSLFCVLLFIIILAVVLGVTLRRSTDQFKQTFISRCGNFEGYDCQKIWEAFEQSYIGKDPCQVPMEAYDPFIAVAPIKPACNRMMFWSKTKYVVHDFTEKRDCFITMEDTLMGFVLDGLTWCGKEGSKETFTTGCPGWTDCENNTVRSFWSRASAAYAEAACGHVTAMLNGSITAPFSPQSIFGSIEVQRLNATRVRSLNVALVTQENFVTNCTNASLKDLQETLDEGIKYSCEEVAEVQIQECSSNPETPCGACW from the exons ATGGATCGTCATCAGGACAAGAAACGGAATAAACGCTGCTTCTATCtatctttattttgtgttcttcTCTTTATTATCATCCTCGCTGTGGTGTTGGGGGTGACGCTGCGTCGCAGCACAGACCAGTTTAagcaaacttttatttctaGGTGTGGGAATTTCGAAGG aTATGATTGTCAAAAGATTTGGGAGGCTTTTGAGCAATCCTACATAGGGAAGGACCCTTGTCAGGTTCCCATGGAGGCTTATGACCCATTCATCGCCGTAGCCCCCATCAAACCGGCTTGTAACAGA ATGATGTTCTGGAGCAAAACAAAGTACGTGGTCCACGACTTCACGGAAAAAAGGGATTGTTTTATCACAATGGAAGACACTCTGATGGGATTTGTGTTGGACGGTCTGACCTGGTGCGGAAAGGAGGGGAGCAAAG AAACGTTCACCACCGGCTGTCCAGGATGGACCGACTGTGAGAACAACACCGTCCGCTCATTTTGGAGCAGAGCCTCAGCTGCT TATGCAGAGGCTgcctgtggtcatgtgacagcgATGCTAAATGGTTCCATAACAGCGCCGTTCAGTCCTCAGAG TATTTTCGGGAGCATTGAGGTACAGAGGTTGAACGCCACCAGGGTGAGGAGTCTGAACGTTGCTCTGGTCACTCAGGAGAACTTTGT CACAAACTGCACAAACGCATCTTTAAAGGATTTACAGGAGACGCTGGATGAAGGAATTAAATACAGTTGTGAGGAAGTTGCCGA agTTCAGATCCAGGAGTGCAGCTCTAATCCGGAGACACCCTGTGGAGCCTGTTGGTGA